Proteins encoded together in one Chitinophaga sp. LS1 window:
- a CDS encoding DUF4270 family protein, with amino-acid sequence MNKNIRAKMAYKYLVCAILVAGAAACDKEGFNYSNEVETSGTEYLVTDSITMNVSTAYIDSIPTSDQSVALVGTAVDPYFGTISSSTYFKVKALSTSTSLEDLAVYDSLVLVIHPKTYYYGDTTKSQHFEVYKVTQTIQKTTGTSYYYSGMSFTTDPSPIGSLQISHIRPTLDSVYGIKIDDAIGEDFFNKVNYRLPAITSQDQFTQWFPGLCIRPGANSQVITPLRADDSLSLRLYYHVNSSSYEWKSVDFAMYDATSQFNHVDFTRPVGSPLANLTPNSELSTNKLLAENADNLTYVQPLTNLVTRIDFPYLRQFSQTAKFYKIMRATLTVKPYIDTYVYPYELPSKLTLVRLNSGNAVSDSVTNPSTGAVQTGSLVTDYVYNLGTEYTYDVTNYVINEISSTDNTTRALGLMTPGTTGLTHFDRLVLGGPYNKSNPIELKVYYLLYK; translated from the coding sequence ATGAATAAAAATATCCGTGCCAAAATGGCTTATAAATACCTGGTTTGTGCAATATTAGTGGCAGGCGCTGCAGCTTGCGACAAGGAAGGCTTTAATTATAGTAATGAAGTTGAAACTAGTGGTACCGAGTACCTGGTAACGGATTCTATTACAATGAATGTAAGCACTGCTTACATTGACTCCATTCCTACTTCCGATCAGAGCGTAGCCCTCGTAGGCACCGCTGTTGATCCTTACTTCGGTACCATCTCTTCCAGCACTTATTTCAAGGTGAAGGCACTGAGCACCTCCACCTCCCTTGAAGATCTGGCTGTGTATGACTCCCTGGTACTCGTTATCCATCCTAAGACTTACTATTATGGAGATACCACCAAGTCTCAGCACTTTGAGGTTTACAAAGTGACGCAGACCATCCAGAAAACAACTGGTACTTCCTATTATTATAGTGGTATGTCATTTACCACCGACCCGTCACCTATCGGTTCCCTGCAGATCTCACACATTCGTCCAACCCTGGATAGCGTGTACGGTATCAAAATCGATGATGCCATCGGTGAGGACTTCTTCAACAAGGTAAACTACAGACTGCCTGCTATCACCAGCCAGGATCAGTTCACCCAGTGGTTCCCGGGCCTTTGCATCAGACCAGGTGCTAACAGCCAGGTTATTACACCGCTGAGAGCTGATGACTCCCTGTCTCTACGTTTATATTATCACGTGAATTCTTCTTCTTATGAGTGGAAATCTGTGGATTTTGCCATGTATGATGCAACTTCCCAGTTCAATCACGTAGACTTTACCCGTCCTGTAGGTTCACCACTGGCAAACCTGACACCTAACTCAGAACTGAGCACAAACAAATTGCTGGCTGAGAATGCTGATAACCTTACTTATGTGCAGCCACTGACCAACCTGGTAACAAGAATTGACTTCCCTTATCTGAGACAATTCTCCCAGACGGCCAAATTCTATAAGATCATGCGGGCTACACTGACGGTGAAACCTTACATAGATACTTATGTATATCCGTACGAACTGCCGTCTAAACTGACGCTGGTAAGACTGAACAGTGGTAACGCAGTATCTGACTCCGTTACCAACCCAAGTACCGGTGCTGTACAAACAGGCAGCCTGGTCACCGATTATGTATATAACCTTGGCACTGAATATACTTACGATGTAACCAACTATGTGATTAACGAGATTTCCAGCACTGACAATACAACCAGGGCTTTGGGCCTCATGACGCCAGGTACTACCGGCCTCACTCACTTCGATCGTCTTGTACTAGGCGGACCTTACAATAAGTCCAACCCGATCGAGTTGAAGGTATATTATCTGCTGTATAAATAA
- a CDS encoding Kelch repeat-containing protein, whose translation MRYLNVCFLGLAAVLMLASCSSSDDSTKLGNWIKKADYAGDARYEAVAFVIGDTAYVGTGYGGPNKGARLSTFYKYDPSKDNWSVIASMQDPTDPFKNLGRTGASAFAVAGKGYVVTGCDSSFNSLNDTWAYDPTANSWSSKASFPGVARYYAVGFAIGDSGYVGTGTTGSSSTILSDFYRYDPINDTWDAITSLKDKRKNAVSFVINDSAYVVSGTGSSGSSAYYMYVYDRSKDEWREKSQIKNATDYSYDDDYTTIARTQAVAFTINNKAYLATGSVLNTWEYNPVTDRWDEKTAFDGTSRTGAVGFTVKGNGYIATGLNGSSGLDDLRVFDPTAENDTNDN comes from the coding sequence ATGCGCTATTTAAATGTATGTTTTCTGGGTTTAGCAGCCGTCTTGATGTTAGCCTCCTGTTCATCGAGCGATGACTCCACAAAGCTGGGTAACTGGATTAAAAAAGCTGACTATGCAGGTGATGCAAGGTATGAAGCTGTGGCTTTCGTGATCGGAGATACAGCGTATGTAGGAACTGGTTATGGAGGACCCAACAAAGGTGCGAGATTAAGTACATTCTATAAATATGATCCTAGTAAAGACAACTGGTCAGTAATTGCATCTATGCAGGATCCTACCGATCCTTTCAAAAACCTGGGACGTACCGGTGCTTCTGCATTCGCGGTTGCTGGTAAAGGATATGTGGTAACTGGTTGCGACAGTTCATTTAACTCTCTGAATGATACCTGGGCATATGATCCAACTGCAAACTCCTGGAGTTCAAAAGCAAGCTTCCCAGGCGTTGCGCGCTATTATGCAGTAGGTTTCGCAATTGGTGATTCCGGTTATGTTGGTACTGGTACTACTGGTTCTTCCAGCACTATCCTGAGCGACTTCTACAGGTATGACCCAATCAACGACACATGGGATGCAATCACTTCTCTGAAGGATAAAAGAAAGAACGCAGTTTCTTTCGTAATCAATGACAGTGCATACGTAGTATCCGGTACCGGTTCTTCTGGTAGCAGTGCTTACTACATGTATGTATATGACAGAAGCAAGGATGAGTGGAGAGAAAAGAGCCAGATCAAAAACGCGACCGATTATTCTTACGATGATGATTATACAACCATCGCACGTACACAGGCCGTTGCTTTCACCATCAACAACAAAGCTTATTTAGCTACAGGTTCTGTTCTGAACACATGGGAATATAACCCGGTTACTGACCGTTGGGACGAGAAAACTGCATTTGATGGTACCAGCCGTACCGGTGCAGTAGGTTTCACCGTAAAAGGTAACGGTTATATTGCTACTGGTTTGAACGGTTCTTCTGGTCTGGATGATCTCCGCGTATTTGATCCAACCGCAGAAAACGATACGAATGACAACTAA
- a CDS encoding DUF4907 domain-containing protein produces the protein MTTKQLALVALMATGVVACQENKGHSGDNKLKSRDTINATVTSEQDITVVPFQPEGGGWGFDIKIGPKTRIHQEFIPVILGRIPFATKEDALKVGENMAQKMRTQHTGFPDITRQELLDMHIAGVK, from the coding sequence ATGACAACTAAGCAATTAGCACTCGTAGCTTTAATGGCTACTGGGGTTGTTGCCTGTCAGGAGAACAAAGGCCATTCCGGCGATAACAAACTGAAAAGCAGAGATACTATAAACGCTACCGTAACGTCCGAACAGGACATTACGGTAGTGCCTTTTCAACCAGAAGGTGGTGGCTGGGGCTTCGATATTAAAATCGGACCCAAGACCCGGATTCACCAGGAGTTCATTCCTGTGATACTGGGTCGTATACCATTTGCGACTAAAGAGGACGCCCTGAAGGTAGGAGAGAATATGGCTCAGAAAATGAGAACCCAGCATACAGGTTTCCCGGACATTACCCGTCAGGAACTGCTGGACATGCATATTGCAGGTGTGAAATAA